A portion of the Anaerolineae bacterium genome contains these proteins:
- a CDS encoding FAD-dependent oxidoreductase, producing the protein MPEVKGSVLVVGGGVAGIRAASDLTAAGFKVYLLDKDSAIGGKMAQLDKTFPTNDCAMCILSPWLVDIGRNLNIEIITNADLLSLEGKPGRFIATIRRRPRYVDEAKCTACGDCTKVCPITVPDEYNAGFAQRRAIYKLYPQAVPNAFAVSKLGISPCKNACPAETSAQGYIALITQRRYKEALEVIKQYNPFPATVGRVCTHPCEDACNRGKVDEPIAICALKRFVADYVYEHFGDEPVSKIEIPPDAPKVAVVGSGPAGLSCAHQLVRMGYRVTVFEALPVPGGMMRVGIPPFRLPREILEREINNIIAQGVELKLNHPVRDINSLFEQGYKAVFLAIGAHEPQELGIPGEDAAGVYHGVPLLRAINLDEKIELGHRAVVIGGGNTALDVSRTLRRLGVEEVIVVYRRSREEMPANPEEVRQAEEEGVKFLFLASPLEVITNAGRVKGVRFIRNRLGKPDASGRRQPEPIPGSEFVIDCDMMVAAVALAPEISFLSPDHGLVITPRGTIMVDPDTLATNRPGIFAGGDAVWGPRAVIHAIADGRRAAISIDRYLRGLPLKTPRQEAPPPVVELPEEELRERVLRKEIKPAKRVTIPTLSFEKRLKSFEEVELTLDEEAAVAEALRCLACAICSECYQCVEACQAKAVTLETHQAVDRIEKLEVGAVVLAPGYKPFDPSVLEEYGFGRFPNVVTSIQFERLLSASGPTEGHVVRPSDGRKAKRIAWLQCIGSRDQEHDYCSSACCMYATKQAIMAKEHEPDTFCQIFLMDMRAFGKGYMAYFNRAKSEYGIVYTRSRISALFEDPHTRDILIRYQENGNFREERFDLVVLSVGMEIPEDVKELAQRLGIKVNEYGFVENSLFDPLGTGREGIFASGVFSGPKDIPSSVVDGSAAAGAIGELLASARGTEVAVPVYPPEIDVSGQEPRIGVFVCHCGSNIAGFLDVEAVTEYARTLPGVVYATHNLYTCSQDTQELIKQAIKEHNLNRVVVASCTPRTHEPLFQDTIRQAGLNPFLFEMANIRDQCSWVHSHQWEDATEKAKDLVRMSVARAARLEPLHTIDVPVRKSALVIGGGVAGMTAALSLARQGFPVHLVEREKELGGNLRRIHYILEGEDPQAFLEKLVAEVTSNPLITVHLNTRVVEHSGFVGNFFAVLEGPDGQRFHLEHGVTIVATGGVENKPQSYFYGQHPSVLTQQELEEKLARGEIPYGPVVMVQCADDLAEKYCSGICCTQALKNALKLKELQFDIPIYILHRDIRVYGLRERYYTLARRKGVLFIRYDEALKPQVEPDGDGTLRVRVRDAEIGEEMELRANPLVLSTGVVPSEGVEELGKILKVPLMPEGFFWEAHIKLRPVDFASDGIFMAGVAHWPKHLDETIVQAKAAAARAATILAQDTLKVGGIVAVVSPEKCTACLTCVRVCPYNVPRIEPALVGAGGIKGAAYIEPAQCHGCGICVAECPAKAIQLMHYRDDQIEAKVEALFEVTLQ; encoded by the coding sequence GGTTCTGTTCTGGTGGTAGGAGGGGGTGTAGCTGGCATTCGGGCAGCTTCAGACCTGACCGCTGCTGGATTTAAAGTTTACCTTCTGGACAAAGACAGCGCTATCGGCGGGAAGATGGCCCAGCTTGATAAGACTTTCCCCACCAATGACTGCGCTATGTGCATACTCTCCCCTTGGCTAGTAGATATAGGACGAAACCTCAACATAGAAATAATCACTAACGCTGATCTTTTGAGTTTGGAAGGAAAGCCAGGCCGCTTTATAGCGACGATTCGCCGTAGACCTCGCTACGTGGACGAGGCAAAGTGCACAGCCTGTGGCGATTGCACCAAAGTATGTCCTATTACTGTGCCCGATGAATACAATGCTGGGTTCGCTCAACGCCGGGCCATCTATAAACTCTATCCTCAGGCTGTTCCCAATGCTTTTGCTGTATCCAAGCTTGGAATTTCCCCCTGCAAGAACGCCTGTCCTGCTGAGACGAGCGCTCAGGGCTATATAGCTCTAATTACTCAGCGCCGCTACAAAGAAGCTCTGGAAGTGATCAAGCAGTATAATCCGTTTCCTGCCACTGTGGGGCGAGTGTGCACTCATCCGTGTGAGGATGCCTGCAACCGCGGCAAAGTGGATGAACCCATAGCTATTTGTGCTCTCAAACGTTTTGTTGCTGACTACGTTTATGAGCATTTCGGTGATGAACCTGTTTCTAAGATTGAAATTCCTCCTGATGCTCCCAAAGTGGCAGTGGTCGGATCGGGCCCTGCAGGGCTTTCATGCGCTCACCAATTAGTGAGGATGGGGTATCGGGTGACGGTTTTTGAGGCTCTACCTGTGCCTGGCGGGATGATGCGGGTAGGTATACCCCCTTTCCGTCTGCCCAGGGAAATACTGGAGAGAGAAATCAACAACATTATCGCTCAAGGTGTGGAGCTTAAGCTAAACCATCCTGTCCGTGACATCAATTCCCTTTTTGAGCAGGGCTACAAAGCAGTTTTCCTGGCAATTGGTGCTCACGAGCCTCAGGAGTTAGGGATTCCCGGCGAAGACGCTGCGGGCGTTTACCATGGTGTTCCGCTTCTCCGGGCCATAAACCTTGATGAAAAAATTGAGCTGGGGCACCGTGCCGTGGTGATTGGAGGCGGAAATACCGCCTTAGACGTGTCTCGGACTCTTCGTCGTCTGGGTGTGGAAGAAGTTATCGTCGTCTATCGCCGTTCCCGTGAGGAGATGCCCGCTAACCCTGAAGAGGTACGCCAGGCTGAAGAAGAAGGAGTTAAATTCCTGTTTTTAGCTTCACCGCTGGAAGTAATCACCAATGCCGGCCGAGTTAAAGGGGTGAGGTTTATCCGTAACCGATTGGGCAAACCGGATGCTTCTGGCAGGCGGCAGCCTGAACCCATACCAGGCTCGGAGTTCGTCATAGACTGCGATATGATGGTGGCAGCGGTAGCTCTCGCTCCAGAAATATCTTTCCTGAGCCCTGATCACGGTCTGGTTATAACTCCCAGGGGCACTATCATGGTTGACCCCGATACACTGGCAACAAACCGCCCGGGCATATTTGCTGGTGGTGATGCCGTCTGGGGGCCCAGAGCTGTTATCCACGCTATCGCTGACGGTCGCCGGGCTGCCATTTCTATTGACCGTTATCTTCGCGGCTTACCGCTTAAGACCCCACGACAGGAAGCTCCCCCTCCAGTGGTAGAGCTCCCCGAGGAAGAATTGCGGGAACGGGTCTTGCGTAAAGAGATAAAACCTGCCAAGCGAGTTACCATACCCACCCTCAGCTTTGAAAAGCGCCTTAAAAGCTTTGAAGAGGTAGAGCTTACTCTTGACGAGGAAGCAGCGGTAGCTGAAGCTCTGCGCTGTCTGGCCTGTGCTATCTGTTCCGAGTGCTACCAGTGCGTGGAGGCCTGTCAGGCAAAAGCGGTAACACTGGAAACCCATCAAGCAGTAGACCGGATAGAAAAACTGGAAGTAGGAGCTGTGGTCCTGGCCCCTGGTTACAAACCCTTTGACCCCTCCGTTCTGGAAGAATACGGCTTTGGCCGTTTCCCCAACGTGGTAACTTCCATCCAGTTTGAGAGGCTTCTTTCTGCCTCCGGCCCCACTGAAGGCCACGTGGTTCGCCCTTCCGACGGCAGGAAAGCTAAGCGCATCGCCTGGCTCCAGTGCATCGGCTCCAGGGACCAGGAGCATGACTACTGTTCCTCAGCCTGCTGCATGTATGCCACTAAGCAGGCTATAATGGCCAAGGAACATGAGCCCGATACTTTCTGCCAGATTTTCCTGATGGATATGCGGGCCTTCGGTAAGGGTTACATGGCCTATTTCAACAGGGCCAAAAGCGAATACGGCATCGTTTACACCCGCAGCCGTATCTCAGCTCTGTTTGAGGATCCTCACACCAGGGATATCCTGATCCGCTATCAAGAAAACGGTAACTTCAGGGAAGAGCGCTTTGACCTTGTAGTGCTTTCGGTAGGGATGGAGATACCGGAAGATGTTAAGGAGCTGGCTCAAAGGCTCGGGATAAAGGTTAATGAATACGGCTTTGTGGAGAATTCCCTCTTTGATCCCCTCGGGACCGGAAGGGAAGGGATTTTCGCTTCGGGGGTCTTCTCCGGCCCTAAAGATATACCTTCATCGGTTGTAGATGGAAGCGCTGCGGCTGGGGCCATAGGTGAACTTCTGGCTTCGGCCAGGGGCACAGAGGTAGCTGTTCCTGTTTATCCTCCTGAGATTGATGTAAGTGGCCAGGAGCCCCGCATTGGAGTTTTTGTGTGCCACTGTGGCTCCAACATCGCCGGCTTCCTGGATGTGGAAGCGGTTACCGAATACGCTCGCACCCTTCCGGGGGTGGTATATGCCACCCACAACCTCTACACCTGTTCCCAGGATACCCAGGAGCTCATTAAGCAGGCCATCAAAGAGCACAACCTGAATCGGGTGGTGGTGGCTTCGTGCACCCCTCGCACTCACGAACCCCTATTCCAGGATACCATCCGCCAGGCGGGCCTTAACCCCTTCCTCTTTGAGATGGCCAACATCCGCGACCAGTGCTCGTGGGTTCACTCCCACCAATGGGAAGACGCCACTGAGAAGGCCAAGGACCTGGTAAGGATGTCTGTGGCAAGGGCTGCCAGGCTCGAGCCCCTCCACACTATAGACGTCCCGGTCCGCAAATCAGCTTTGGTCATAGGTGGCGGGGTGGCCGGTATGACGGCAGCTCTCTCCCTTGCGCGGCAGGGCTTCCCGGTTCACCTGGTGGAGAGGGAGAAAGAGCTGGGTGGCAACCTCCGCCGCATCCACTACATCCTTGAAGGTGAAGACCCCCAGGCTTTCCTGGAAAAACTTGTGGCTGAAGTAACTTCCAATCCCCTCATAACGGTACACCTCAACACCAGAGTGGTAGAACATTCGGGGTTTGTCGGAAACTTCTTTGCTGTGCTGGAGGGCCCGGATGGGCAACGCTTCCACCTTGAGCATGGAGTCACAATTGTGGCCACGGGTGGTGTGGAGAACAAGCCCCAATCTTATTTTTACGGGCAGCATCCATCTGTCCTTACCCAGCAGGAACTGGAGGAGAAGCTCGCCCGGGGAGAAATCCCTTATGGGCCTGTGGTGATGGTTCAGTGCGCTGATGACCTGGCCGAGAAATATTGCTCGGGCATATGCTGCACTCAGGCCCTTAAGAATGCCCTCAAGCTCAAAGAACTTCAGTTTGATATCCCCATCTACATCCTCCACAGGGATATAAGGGTCTATGGCTTGAGGGAGCGCTATTACACCCTGGCCCGCAGGAAAGGGGTTCTCTTTATCCGTTACGATGAAGCTTTGAAGCCTCAGGTGGAGCCCGATGGAGATGGAACTCTGAGAGTTCGCGTGAGGGATGCAGAAATTGGGGAAGAAATGGAGCTCAGGGCAAACCCGCTGGTCCTGAGCACCGGGGTTGTGCCTTCGGAGGGAGTGGAAGAGCTGGGCAAAATCCTTAAAGTTCCCCTCATGCCCGAGGGTTTCTTCTGGGAGGCTCACATAAAGCTTCGCCCTGTGGATTTTGCCTCGGATGGGATTTTCATGGCCGGGGTTGCCCACTGGCCCAAGCATCTGGATGAAACCATAGTTCAGGCCAAAGCTGCAGCGGCTCGCGCTGCCACCATCCTGGCTCAGGATACGCTAAAGGTGGGTGGCATCGTAGCGGTGGTGAGCCCTGAGAAATGCACGGCTTGCCTCACCTGTGTCCGGGTTTGCCCATACAATGTCCCGCGGATTGAGCCCGCGCTTGTGGGGGCTGGTGGTATAAAGGGTGCGGCTTACATTGAGCCAGCCCAGTGCCATGGCTGTGGCATCTGTGTCGCTGAATGCCCGGCCAAAGCAATACAGCTTATGCATTACAGGGATGACCAGATTGAGGCCAAAGTGGAGGCCCTATTTGAAGTCACATTGCAGTGA
- a CDS encoding hydrogenase iron-sulfur subunit — MPDFEPIIVTFACHYCAYGAADLAGVMRLQYPASIRIVKVPCTGRVDVHHILTAFEKGADGVIVAGCRIGDCHFQDGNVKATRRVQYAKKLLKEIGLDEERLDMYYMSSAEGARFAEVAAEMTEKIKNLGPNPLRKEARK; from the coding sequence ATGCCCGATTTTGAGCCCATAATTGTGACTTTTGCCTGCCACTATTGCGCCTACGGTGCTGCTGACCTGGCAGGGGTGATGCGGCTTCAATACCCTGCTTCCATCCGCATCGTGAAAGTCCCCTGCACCGGCAGAGTGGATGTCCACCACATCCTCACGGCCTTTGAGAAAGGGGCCGATGGGGTGATAGTGGCGGGATGCAGGATAGGGGACTGCCACTTCCAGGATGGGAATGTAAAGGCCACGAGAAGAGTTCAATACGCCAAAAAGCTCTTGAAAGAAATAGGCCTTGACGAAGAGCGCCTTGATATGTATTATATGTCTTCGGCCGAAGGGGCCCGTTTTGCGGAAGTAGCGGCCGAGATGACGGAGAAGATAAAGAACCTCGGGCCCAATCCATTGCGCAAGGAGGCCAGGAAATGA
- a CDS encoding methylenetetrahydrofolate reductase C-terminal domain-containing protein: MIIADRKPFEEIKAMVAPFNRILVLGCGTCVTVDFSGGEKQVGILAAELRMARQLEGKPLETVEYTVQRQCEWEFIDPIAEMVRGVDAVLSMACGVGVQAMAERYPDKIILPALNTVMMGMPIEAGVFVERCAGCGNCVLAITGGICPIARCSKNLLNGPCGGSQNGKCEVNPEIECAWQLIYEKLKSMGRLDVLLEIVEPKDWRPAGGGGPRKILREEVMIEKVEV; this comes from the coding sequence ATGATAATTGCTGACCGCAAGCCTTTTGAGGAAATAAAAGCAATGGTAGCCCCCTTTAACCGCATTTTGGTCCTGGGCTGTGGGACATGCGTAACGGTGGATTTTTCGGGAGGAGAGAAGCAGGTGGGCATCCTGGCTGCCGAACTGAGGATGGCCCGCCAGTTGGAAGGGAAACCGCTGGAAACAGTGGAATATACTGTTCAGCGCCAATGCGAATGGGAATTCATAGACCCTATTGCTGAGATGGTGCGCGGGGTGGATGCGGTGCTCTCCATGGCCTGTGGGGTTGGCGTCCAGGCCATGGCCGAGCGCTACCCCGATAAGATAATCCTGCCGGCCCTCAATACCGTGATGATGGGAATGCCCATAGAGGCCGGGGTTTTCGTGGAGCGGTGTGCCGGATGCGGCAATTGCGTCCTGGCTATCACCGGAGGCATATGCCCCATCGCCCGCTGCTCCAAAAACCTCCTCAACGGCCCGTGTGGTGGTTCCCAGAACGGCAAATGCGAAGTCAACCCTGAGATAGAATGCGCCTGGCAGTTGATTTATGAAAAGCTCAAATCTATGGGCCGACTGGATGTTCTGCTGGAGATTGTGGAGCCAAAGGACTGGCGCCCTGCCGGCGGTGGTGGTCCAAGGAAAATCCTTAGGGAAGAGGTTATGATTGAAAAGGTAGAGGTGTGA